ACTTTTACTTCCGATGAGGAATCGGAATATACTGAAGTCTGATACACTGTGCCATGTACAGCAGCGATTGCGGTCGGCAGTTCCAGTTCGAATCTGCTTATCTTGTCCTTGAATTGCTTCATCTTTGTCCAGATCGAACCTGCCGGGAAACCGATCCGGGTTTTTGAATCATCCTTACCTGTATCCCTGAGAGTCTCCAGTGTCATCTCTGTTTTCTCATTGAGTCTTACTACCGACTCACGGTTTATTACAATCTCCGCTCTTCCTGATGCAGCGGTCTGGATTACATCTCCGGGGTAAAGAATGCTGTTAACGGTCAGTTTACTGAAAGTATCACTTCCTGGCCGCTTGATTCTGACATCTCCCACGACACAGGTGACCACTCCCTGTGTTACTGCGATTTTTTTGACAAAAAGGGTATCAGTTATTGCTGTTTTCCCTTTTGCTGATCCGGTACTTTCTGTGGTTTGCGGTTTCCTCAGTGTAAGTTTCGACCCGGCCCTTATTAAGTTGACATCTTTGATTACCGGATTATCCCTTTTAATTGCCTCTCCCAGTTCTTTGCTGTAGTAACCGTAATAATCGATGCAGACCAGGCTGAGAGATTCGCCATTTTTCACCTGGTGAACGAATGTGTCTGAATTGGTGGAAGCGGTAATAATCCCAATTGCGGCGATAATTGCTGAAAACACAATTCCCTCTTTTTTCAGCCGCATATATCCCCCTGTATTCTTGTGTAAACGGAAGCACTTGCTTATCTGCATAAAATATGATTTGGCGGAAGCAGGATGGGCTTTCCTGTATTGGCATGGAGGAATCGAAATTGCATTGACTGAAAATCCTTTATTTCTGGTTTAGGACAGCCGCTTGTGGTATTTTTAATATC
This DNA window, taken from Fibrobacter sp., encodes the following:
- a CDS encoding FecR domain-containing protein — its product is MRLKKEGIVFSAIIAAIGIITASTNSDTFVHQVKNGESLSLVCIDYYGYYSKELGEAIKRDNPVIKDVNLIRAGSKLTLRKPQTTESTGSAKGKTAITDTLFVKKIAVTQGVVTCVVGDVRIKRPGSDTFSKLTVNSILYPGDVIQTAASGRAEIVINRESVVRLNEKTEMTLETLRDTGKDDSKTRIGFPAGSIWTKMKQFKDKISRFELELPTAIAAVHGTVYQTSVYSDSSSEVKV